GAGAACGAGTCGAGACTGGCTGTAGCCTGGTTGAGGAAGATAGTAAAGGAGTACACCAACAAGCACGAGAACGGAGAGAAGGGCCACGACGTGGGGTGGAGCGTCGAGATAGTCCACGTCGGCGTCGGTCTCTCCGTCGACGTGTTAGAGCGGCTGGTCGCGCACAAGCTCAGTGTAGTCAGTGTCGCACCGCAGGGACGTGAGACTGTGAGGGTGGCAGTCATGTAGCCCTCCGAACCCTTTTCGCTCCCCTTCTCCAACCCCTCACGTATGGCGAGCGTACCGATTTCCGACAGGCCGAGGACGTCCCACGATATCAAACTAAGGCCTAGTCCATGGCCGTACGAATCTGAGGACAACTACCCACTTTCTCAATGACTGGTGGGATTGCGCACATCAACAAGAAGGAATTCACACCGCTGGTTGAGGCTGTACTTGAGTCAGACGATCCAAAAGGAACTTTTGACGATTATCGAGAGAAGAACTGGAATACAGATAAGCGGCATCAGGTCAACTCCCTTCGGGAAATTCTCGTCGAGGCTGTAGCTGAATGCCTGAATCATGATGAGTTCGCAATTAGTGCGAATGCAGCAGTCATTCTTCGGGAGCATATGTTGCTCTGCTCCCGCGTCTGTGATTTGGACGCCCTCGTCGCAGCCCTGACCGACCAGGTGAACGAACGGCGTATCCAACCTGCGAAAGAAGCCGCGACTACCTTAGCGTTCTTTTTGAGCACACGTCCGCCCGACCGATATCTGCCTCGGTGGGACGGATCAGATCCAATGGCGTCGACGTCTATGCTTGAGGATCTCGACCAACATAGACTTATCAGGGACGTACCGATCGATTCTGGCTATCTGCATAGAATTTCGCCGGCAACTGTTGAATCAGCGATTGATGCTCTCATCTCGAATTTGAATCGGAAAGAGTACAAGCGCAGTTCCGAGTGGGCAGTGGCTAGAGAGTGCGCCAAAGCACTCGGGGCAATTGGTTACCAACGTCCAGAACTAGTTTCGGAGGCAGTGCCAGCAATTGAGAAATTGTTAGGAAAGCCCGACGAACGTCAGGGATGGCTTGTGTACGCCCTGACCTCAATCGGATACACACGCCCAGACCTCGTCCCAGATGATCTCGCCTCTCGCCTCAAGGAGTACTCTGAAAATGGCAGCCTCGGACCGGATTGGCAACTCTATTATGCCGCCCAGGTGGGTCATCGAAAAATCGGACACGCCCCCATTTACTTGCAGGAAGAGGGCTGTGATGCAGATTCTGACCTCAAGCCTGTCGTTGAGAAGTTATTCAATTTCATGTTGAATCGCTTTCCTTCTGGGCCAGAGGAATGCATACAGGCGTTCATCGAAATCTATCGCTGTCGCCCTGATGATTTAGTGAGTATCCTGAGCGACGAGTTAGACCTGATACTGCAGGGTAACCCTCGGGCGTATGAATTCCCAGACAATTTCATGCGCCTCTTGAGTGAGTTAGCTGGTGTTGATGCAGCAGACCTGAAACCGATATTAGACCGATCTGATGAGATCTATCGCGACCATACCAAATCTCATTACTGGTATGAAAATGCCCTTGAACTCCATCGACGAGTCGCCGTCCAAGACGAGGACTTACTCCCAGCTAACTTGGGAGACACAGTAACGGAGTTTGTGGAATCTGAGGGACGGGCAAGCGTCAAAACGGGCGTCCGTAGGTTCTTAGAGGAAATCGGGCAGTTGGATGACGACCTCGAAGCAGAGTTGCAAGGGCCGTCTATCATAGGCTCTATTGAGGAGTTAGTGGATAGCGAAGAGTTTGAAGTTGAGTCCTTAGTTGAAGAGATCGACCCCAAAGAGGCAGAATCAGACGGTTAGTGGGTTTTCACGCCCATCTGGGGGTCCACCCACTACGTGCAATCAACCCACGACTGGTGCTGAACTCACCCTCTATATGCAGCACGGCCTTCCTGTCAGGTCCTGAGGATTTCAACAGAACCGTTGCTTCGTGTCTTCATCGAGATGATTCCACTCAGCAGCAGTCGTTTTCGCCGGGTGACCACTCGCACGCGTTGCCCGTCGTCAGGTCGTTTTCGTCCACATAGGTCGAGAGACAGGCATAGTTACAGAAGTACATTGGTGAGCCACAATCGTCGTTACAGTCACGTACACAGATCGGGTCGTGGTCGAAGATACGTGACCCACAGTACGCACAGGCCTCGTCGGCGTCGGGGAGTTCGACGGTCGTAGACATACCTGTGCTACGGGCACGAGTCAAAAACGTATTTCGCCAGTCGAACATCCATATACTTCGACTCCGGGCTGTCCGCGGTGTAGGCGTGAGACGGAGCTACTAGAACTCGATCGCTCCGATCATCGGCTCGCCGACACACTTCGGGCAGACATCGGTGTCGTAATCCTCCATACAGTGCCGGTGGCAGGAGACCCCGCAGTGCTCGCAGACGAACACCTCGTCGTCACTGGTACACTGTGACTCACAGATGTAGCACCGGACCATGGCTCGTAAAACGTACGGTGGCTATCGAGATAAATCGCTGTGCCCATGCATCTCTGCTAATGACACCTGATTTCGGCACGGGTCGTCCCACATCGAGATTGGAGACTGGCTTGTACTCGACGAGCGTCGGGACTTCCACACGCGCAGACCCAGGCAGGCTTCAGTTCTCTTGATTCTGCACCAATCGCTCACGGCGTCGTTGGAACTCCGCTTCGTCGATCTCGCCTCGTGCGTATCGGCGTTGGAGGGTTTCCATCGCGGAATCGTCGCTCTCGGGAGGTGCGTCACCTCGACCCAGTGCCCAGTAGAGGAGTCCACCGACCAGCCCGATCAGTCCGAGTGCCCCGCCGACGAGCGGCAGCCCGCCACCCCAGCCACCGTTTCGGCCATTCATCATTCCAGGACCAGACCCCATCCCGGGGCCCATCATTCCGCCATCGGAGTTCCTGGTACCGCCGGTGCTGGACCCATACGCTATTGCACCCTGTTCGACGATCGCGTCGCTCTCGGGTACGTCACCGTCCGGTATCGGACTCGCTTCAGCTGGCCCGCCGGGACTGCCGACGACGATGCGACCGACCATCCCGACCGACTTGTGCGGGATGCAGTAGTAGTCGTACGTGCCCGGTTCCTCGAACGTATGTTCGAACCCTCCCGACGAGATGACTCCACTATCGAACGCGCTGGCGTCGGACGGAATTCGGCTCTCGTAAGCCGTCGCAGAGTGTGTTCCGGCCGCGATCTCGAAGCGGACGGTCGTACCGGGCTCGACGTGGAGCCCGATCGGGTCGAAGTAGTTGTTGCCCATCCTGACGACGGGCGTCTCCTGGGCAGTGACGGGCCGGGTGAGTCCCGCTGTCGCGACTGTGCTGGCTCCGAGCGCTCCCAGAAACTGGCGTCTACTGTAAGTCATTGTCTGTGTGTTGGGTTCCGTCATCTGCGTACGATACTGGCGAGCCGCTCCGCGAGTCCGGTCGATTGCTGGTCTGCGTCTTCGATAGCCGCCTCCAGCTCGTCTCGCTCGACGATGCCGATGAACTCCTCAGTTCGATCCCCGTTTGCGTACACGAGTGTCGTGGGTGTCTTTCGGACAGCGTACTCCTTGGCAGTCCCCAGATCGGTCTGGATGTCGACCTTCCGGAATTCGATGTCTGGATACGCGTCCTCGATGCCCTCGTTTTTCTCTCGCTGCGTTGCGCACGCCCCGCAGGTTTCCTGCGTGAAGAGGAGTACTTCGATCATAGTATCTAGTATGATATTGTACTTTTTGCACAGTTCTATTCGCATCTGAAAGCTGTGAGGGTCACAGATTTCGGATTCCAAGGCTGCGTACGTGAGCAACCCCGGAGCTGCTGGTCGCACCGATTACTCCGAGCGTTCGAGCTTGTCTCGGCGGGTTTCGAACTCTTCCTCAGTGAGATCACCACGGGCGTACGCCATGCGCAATTCCTCCATCGCAGGATTCCGCGACGACTGCGATTCCGTCACGCGACGGAAGATGAGATATCCTCCACCCAGCAGGACGAGGAGGAAGACCAGCGGCACAAGCATCCCAACGAGTGGCCACCAGCCGCTGGTCGTCCCGTATCCGCCCATCATTCCACCGTAGCCCATCATCCCGCCGAATCCCATTCCCATCGTGAGCAGGGGGAGAACGATGATTGCCCCGAGGATGAGGAGGACGATGGTTGTAGTGTCGAGTTGATTCGATGACGACATCGATGCTTAGACCTCCGACGAGGATTCGAGTTCGTCCACGACACTGGCGAGGACGCGCTCGAACCGGTCGTGGACCTCATTGGCGATCGAGTCGAGCGCCTCGTTGTCGGCGATGCCAACCAGCTGTTGCGGATCGACTGCACTCACGATGACGTCTCCATCGTCCGTTTCGTAGACGATGACGTTACACGGAAGGAGTGCGCCGAGTTCGATCTCCTCGTTCAGGCCCTCGTGTGCCAGTGCCGGGTTGCACGCACCGAGGATGCGGTACTGTCGGAACTCCTCGCCGAGTTTCTCCTTGAACGTCGCCTGGACGTCGATGTCACAGAGAACGCCGAATCCTTCGTCTTTGAGCGCATCGATTGTCGTCTCGACCACCTGGTCGAAATCATTGGAGACGGACGTTTGTATTGTGTACTTCATACAACATACTACATT
Above is a genomic segment from Halalkalicoccus sp. NIPERK01 containing:
- a CDS encoding plastocyanin/azurin family copper-binding protein: MTYSRRQFLGALGASTVATAGLTRPVTAQETPVVRMGNNYFDPIGLHVEPGTTVRFEIAAGTHSATAYESRIPSDASAFDSGVISSGGFEHTFEEPGTYDYYCIPHKSVGMVGRIVVGSPGGPAEASPIPDGDVPESDAIVEQGAIAYGSSTGGTRNSDGGMMGPGMGSGPGMMNGRNGGWGGGLPLVGGALGLIGLVGGLLYWALGRGDAPPESDDSAMETLQRRYARGEIDEAEFQRRRERLVQNQEN
- a CDS encoding thioredoxin family protein yields the protein MIEVLLFTQETCGACATQREKNEGIEDAYPDIEFRKVDIQTDLGTAKEYAVRKTPTTLVYANGDRTEEFIGIVERDELEAAIEDADQQSTGLAERLASIVRR
- a CDS encoding SHOCT domain-containing protein is translated as MSSSNQLDTTTIVLLILGAIIVLPLLTMGMGFGGMMGYGGMMGGYGTTSGWWPLVGMLVPLVFLLVLLGGGYLIFRRVTESQSSRNPAMEELRMAYARGDLTEEEFETRRDKLERSE
- a CDS encoding DUF302 domain-containing protein, coding for MKYTIQTSVSNDFDQVVETTIDALKDEGFGVLCDIDVQATFKEKLGEEFRQYRILGACNPALAHEGLNEEIELGALLPCNVIVYETDDGDVIVSAVDPQQLVGIADNEALDSIANEVHDRFERVLASVVDELESSSEV